From a single Pseudomonas serboccidentalis genomic region:
- a CDS encoding MarC family protein: MLHVLFSVYLKMLVLYSPFFVLSCFISLTRGYSRKEQRRLAWKVAVATLVSSVLLYLFGRVIFDVFGITVDAFRIGAGSVLFISALGMAQGKPAVQADNVQQDVTIVPLTIPLTVGPGTIGALLVMGVSQPHWDDKLTAIMSIALASFTVGVVLYLSNRIERILGDQGLQIVSRLMGLFVCALAAQIIFTGVKGYLVP, encoded by the coding sequence ATGCTCCACGTGTTATTCAGCGTTTACCTGAAGATGCTGGTGCTCTACAGCCCGTTCTTCGTGTTGTCCTGCTTCATCAGCCTGACCCGTGGTTATTCGCGCAAGGAACAGCGGCGCCTGGCCTGGAAGGTGGCGGTGGCCACCCTGGTTTCCAGCGTTCTGCTGTACCTGTTCGGGCGAGTGATTTTCGATGTGTTCGGGATCACCGTGGACGCCTTCCGGATCGGCGCCGGCAGTGTGCTGTTCATCTCGGCGCTGGGCATGGCCCAGGGCAAGCCGGCCGTACAGGCGGATAACGTGCAACAGGACGTGACCATCGTGCCGCTGACCATTCCACTCACGGTCGGTCCCGGCACCATTGGTGCCCTGCTGGTGATGGGCGTCAGCCAGCCACACTGGGATGACAAGCTCACCGCCATCATGAGCATCGCCCTGGCCAGTTTCACTGTCGGCGTGGTGCTGTATCTGTCGAACCGGATCGAGCGGATTCTGGGCGATCAGGGTTTGCAGATCGTCAGCCGGCTGATGGGGCTGTTTGTCTGCGCGCTGGCGGCGCAGATCATCTTTACCGGCGTGAAGGGCTATCTGGTTCCCTGA
- a CDS encoding TcdA/TcdB pore-forming domain-containing protein translates to MSESKFSIADGYVDFVGLFNREDLEQALISYKGTEQYDAVFRYYFGCFNVPDSSRLLEPLGLLKQALGALEGGARRRRAAEAEAPMSPGVAEGPDLADICNRVEDFQARLHNSLEQLKIPATEVPKNLHFVWLGGGVGEVQRDYINIWKQVMVAEGYNLSLWYDSDALLAYETNRIIVEAAKADAMLNGGQTSADANELGDRYEERAIVLKQQMYAHITKAVESGSSADAARIDLLVRAYGQDEARLNALKSSNRLSLLALVEGGLALRDLAVAEAPLHLADIYEREISLRGNFAAASDVVRVEALIAEGGSYADVDNLPPLLEKLGGVDILAFKTDARLGVLQLMLDRNPEWMPGRQALRSRYTNYFEQIPLEHREALERFAESQPELNRVFRPPVERLVQPDGLRAVAEQSSLSNAFLMAHPGSAMLKTVRERFRLNYEIVDATARLADEKNVALTDAEAMIGLAQEAATQVFGALHNLPEEQDLAVSFLVQAAATYYSDGIRPQSEVTIYLTGPAAMRDGMMDYERTHFTSRTAEAWRAEAAIPAIATVNRATEEELDHSWKENESDTGQWLSNEVSRWQAGQFKTRYAGDLAQLLKYRTIDFAEGWPVIEGRHVVSTDLLQHLADELGEPFMRMMNNCHDGAVTFDKAVRLSFDERQSILAQSVSTRPPGLLSDPQTQQLSIDELLSRLAKGTVIANQVSPLQRLLLAALIGAPAVDNQSFDAARPQLESLANSLGKLGTAGRYAMIEHALYQRQAPAFLAGLASPADHPPAHSETALGLKKNALEQPLTLRQWGKHVARIQQVAKLEFRDQVAERVGVVMGGIEAANTKLVPQDLMLQGTGDALGGRCYPLALVMAAALSEGKAAANTLRERFYLGVLEPETSDSAIFLHSLEALRGVQISEVGSALARSDLNQVVDILSTRTITSTLMLNSDNHAMLVAKTIEGEHSTYHFYDPNFGVLEFDQPAAFRRALEQFFLEQKMAGPYAAYGDTAHPTFDLIELDGARVSKVALPGAIRVSQLLQPGTLPGESRRPVRQRLASARGQSLMSNSRLGSCLLELDGHWWGQQIEQVTSRLRQQNQLAPKLVPLFETLEVMPDGAYRMSLINPENPEHLVRITTDDHRLLRIKNYLSERFAALANKPSVPGDPVDPTDVGSVHTLNAGFAIQALMNALRRQEGPDKPLTMAVRLHAYVNYAQLVHGNVADVAGLVGLVRQALAEEKLIARTVAPVVKAAVGPSVGEATGGLLQLANVGFDIYQLATADNDVERAQFGTQLAFDSASLVLSLGAYAAGATVAGAFLGGAAVILGGLAVGLAAVVQGFATIAEEAKQVGLFFDEIEKAHRQGYRFDGALGAWVPHSSLIVQALDLAAGKLLLDSPKLYPLRDHFGVPTFDDDYERAINIRRELNLPSQIKFTPPTGQIIVLPCTPQTCYSYEYKALPFATLRHDPGFDTARRLEKKKADGARLFLFSFYSFPSEYILYRLFPVYTPTVIDVLLDAVERSLVIPVLPPVWHGKVAYRVQGAGKQCALVLNPGVSLTLESPSITTSPWVLEASWANESDVVLGGAAGLQIGTVKVEFKGRGLHEVLIRIANNQLFQLDRGKRQMSLVEQDVPSGMDRQTLQEHLKGLAQEHRLVMPYTPVHHYLIPYEEPSEPRYTTAWYDAKEERLLYIRSKDVLAADEALLGTVAGGYGYFYEPQGFVIWQVDAVTGLLSYRYRILPKDTGATIKSIEADAQGVIHVVQEIAREGQISDVLVYVIHDGQLLLSSVTRDMDPGLESVFSASDTLADWSQVLGSYYVLRPVVDDDDVSNVDWQPAPFVSVCWKFEANARDMAWVRDSDHLIIRPSPRRHRGRGWADSIKNMTDLTLLTPADGSDVFVIYDRLRQQLCRKQRTLVEGKGQWSETWRQPANLQNVEAVQGGYLALTSEGLFFNLSPQGYLTLGGLGESWLKNRMHWWSALEPLARQYAAESFALVGLSNFNDNAKLCAWYVGNRLLLADLGHGKEVRLLSVTPDSEAAWLFDVSSGEVYRQAFIDPQRLEPAFGEGSRLLLADALPAAEREWAPWQFAEVTVEGAGLRGTTLEGVVLKLRYQEPALLTGITHEWVLSQEGRAHDNLKQLVDSQPHEAVLSVEDVGSLIWFVVDTERVIRVAKTALPESFELLGTQRQTNVLLHENKNGLLLTYPGRGHAGPLSYVWRNAEVLVIEGQKQVGDVLPLMPDDVTTLILRMGQGAVSYLLSKAAWLRLESVILDCRHALGNAQTIPGKLIWELDSPEKLLLSIVQEHLVIIDPDSGHSVIFREVYAADVTLRGDALLGFEGHRPYAVSTLVQRLVARRSAHDSATLGELLTVSTAELEGSLVG, encoded by the coding sequence ATGAGTGAATCCAAGTTCTCGATTGCGGATGGCTATGTCGATTTTGTAGGTCTGTTTAATCGGGAGGACCTTGAGCAGGCCTTAATATCGTACAAAGGTACCGAACAATATGATGCAGTGTTTCGATATTACTTTGGTTGTTTCAATGTGCCGGACTCTTCCCGGTTATTGGAGCCGTTAGGGCTGCTCAAGCAAGCGTTGGGGGCCCTGGAAGGAGGTGCTCGGCGTCGTCGCGCGGCAGAGGCGGAAGCGCCCATGAGTCCTGGTGTCGCCGAGGGGCCTGATCTGGCGGATATCTGCAACAGAGTGGAGGATTTCCAGGCGCGCCTGCACAACAGTCTCGAACAGCTGAAAATACCCGCCACCGAGGTGCCGAAAAATCTGCATTTTGTCTGGCTGGGTGGGGGCGTCGGGGAGGTCCAGCGCGATTACATCAACATTTGGAAGCAGGTGATGGTCGCAGAGGGTTATAACCTCAGTCTCTGGTACGACAGCGACGCGCTGCTGGCCTATGAAACCAACCGGATCATTGTCGAAGCCGCCAAGGCCGATGCCATGCTCAATGGCGGGCAAACCAGTGCCGATGCAAATGAATTGGGCGACCGCTATGAAGAGCGCGCCATCGTTCTGAAGCAGCAAATGTACGCGCACATTACGAAGGCCGTAGAAAGCGGCAGCAGCGCGGATGCTGCCAGAATCGATTTACTGGTTCGAGCCTATGGCCAGGACGAGGCGCGCCTGAACGCCTTGAAAAGCAGTAACCGACTCAGCCTCTTGGCATTGGTCGAAGGGGGGCTGGCACTGCGCGATTTGGCTGTCGCTGAGGCACCGCTGCATTTGGCGGATATCTACGAGCGCGAGATCAGTCTGCGAGGCAATTTTGCGGCGGCTTCCGATGTCGTTCGTGTCGAGGCCCTGATTGCCGAGGGTGGCAGTTATGCCGATGTCGATAATCTACCGCCGTTGCTGGAAAAACTGGGCGGGGTGGATATCCTTGCATTCAAGACTGACGCGCGTCTGGGCGTGCTGCAGTTGATGCTCGACCGCAATCCCGAGTGGATGCCCGGCCGTCAGGCATTGCGCAGCAGGTACACCAATTATTTTGAGCAGATCCCGCTGGAGCATCGCGAAGCACTCGAGCGCTTCGCTGAAAGCCAACCTGAATTGAACCGCGTTTTTCGTCCCCCGGTAGAACGTCTGGTTCAACCGGATGGTCTACGAGCCGTCGCCGAACAAAGTAGCCTGAGCAACGCTTTCCTGATGGCTCATCCCGGGTCAGCGATGCTCAAAACCGTGCGCGAGCGTTTCAGGCTCAATTATGAAATTGTCGATGCCACGGCCCGCCTGGCCGATGAGAAAAATGTTGCCCTCACTGATGCCGAGGCCATGATTGGCCTAGCGCAAGAGGCCGCGACGCAGGTTTTCGGTGCGCTACACAACCTGCCGGAGGAACAAGACCTGGCGGTGTCTTTTCTGGTTCAGGCGGCCGCAACCTACTACAGCGACGGCATCCGCCCCCAGAGCGAGGTGACCATCTATCTGACCGGTCCTGCGGCCATGCGCGATGGCATGATGGACTACGAAAGGACGCATTTTACGTCGCGAACCGCCGAAGCATGGCGAGCGGAGGCTGCAATCCCGGCCATTGCCACCGTCAACCGGGCGACTGAGGAGGAGCTCGATCATTCTTGGAAAGAGAATGAAAGTGACACCGGACAATGGCTGAGCAACGAGGTAAGTCGTTGGCAAGCGGGGCAATTCAAAACCCGTTACGCGGGCGATCTGGCACAGTTGCTCAAATACCGCACCATTGATTTCGCAGAAGGCTGGCCGGTGATCGAGGGGCGTCATGTCGTGTCCACCGACCTGTTGCAGCATCTGGCCGATGAGTTGGGTGAACCGTTCATGCGCATGATGAATAACTGCCATGACGGAGCAGTGACTTTCGACAAGGCTGTCCGACTGAGCTTTGATGAGCGTCAGTCGATCCTCGCGCAAAGTGTTAGTACACGGCCTCCTGGATTGTTGAGCGATCCGCAGACGCAACAGCTATCGATCGATGAACTGCTGAGCCGACTCGCCAAGGGCACGGTCATAGCCAATCAGGTGAGCCCCTTGCAGCGCCTGCTGCTGGCAGCCTTGATCGGCGCACCGGCGGTGGATAACCAGAGCTTCGACGCGGCTCGCCCGCAACTGGAGAGTCTCGCCAATAGCCTCGGCAAGCTGGGGACGGCGGGCCGCTACGCGATGATCGAGCACGCACTGTACCAACGCCAGGCTCCGGCGTTTCTGGCCGGGCTTGCCAGCCCTGCCGATCATCCGCCAGCCCACTCCGAAACCGCCTTGGGGTTGAAAAAAAATGCGCTGGAGCAACCACTGACTTTGCGTCAATGGGGCAAGCACGTCGCCAGAATCCAGCAGGTGGCGAAACTTGAATTCCGTGATCAGGTTGCCGAGCGCGTCGGGGTTGTTATGGGCGGCATTGAAGCGGCCAACACCAAGCTTGTACCGCAAGATTTAATGCTTCAAGGCACAGGGGATGCGTTGGGTGGACGTTGTTATCCACTGGCCTTGGTGATGGCGGCGGCATTGTCGGAGGGAAAGGCTGCGGCCAATACCCTGCGCGAGCGATTCTATTTGGGGGTTCTGGAGCCTGAGACAAGCGATTCAGCAATTTTTCTACACAGTCTGGAAGCATTGCGTGGCGTGCAAATCAGCGAGGTGGGCAGCGCGCTGGCGCGCTCGGATCTGAATCAGGTCGTCGACATACTGAGCACCAGAACAATCACCAGCACGCTGATGCTCAACTCCGATAATCACGCCATGCTCGTGGCCAAAACCATTGAGGGCGAACACAGCACCTATCACTTTTACGATCCGAATTTCGGTGTTTTGGAGTTCGATCAACCGGCCGCGTTCAGACGGGCACTGGAGCAGTTCTTCCTTGAACAGAAGATGGCCGGACCCTATGCAGCCTATGGCGATACGGCGCATCCGACCTTCGATCTGATCGAGCTGGATGGCGCGCGGGTGTCGAAGGTGGCATTGCCTGGCGCAATTCGGGTCTCGCAACTTCTGCAACCCGGCACATTGCCGGGAGAGTCGCGACGCCCGGTGAGGCAGCGTCTGGCCAGCGCCCGCGGACAATCATTGATGAGTAACTCTCGTCTGGGCAGTTGTCTGCTGGAACTGGACGGTCATTGGTGGGGGCAACAAATCGAGCAAGTGACATCCCGCCTCCGGCAGCAAAATCAGCTGGCACCAAAGCTTGTGCCGTTGTTCGAAACCCTGGAGGTCATGCCGGACGGGGCCTACCGGATGAGCCTGATCAACCCTGAAAACCCTGAGCACCTGGTACGAATCACCACCGACGACCATCGGCTCTTGCGCATTAAAAACTACCTCTCGGAACGTTTTGCAGCCTTGGCCAACAAACCATCCGTCCCGGGGGACCCCGTCGATCCCACTGATGTGGGTAGCGTTCACACCCTGAACGCCGGCTTCGCCATTCAAGCGCTGATGAATGCGCTGAGGAGACAGGAAGGGCCGGACAAACCCCTGACTATGGCTGTCCGGTTGCACGCCTATGTCAATTACGCGCAATTGGTGCATGGCAACGTTGCCGATGTAGCGGGCCTGGTGGGTTTGGTCCGGCAGGCGCTGGCTGAAGAGAAACTGATTGCCCGTACCGTCGCCCCAGTGGTCAAAGCCGCTGTGGGGCCGAGCGTGGGCGAAGCGACCGGCGGACTGTTGCAACTGGCGAATGTCGGGTTCGACATTTATCAATTGGCGACTGCGGACAATGATGTTGAGCGAGCCCAGTTCGGGACGCAATTGGCCTTCGACTCGGCGAGTCTGGTGTTGTCGTTGGGCGCTTACGCTGCCGGCGCCACAGTCGCCGGGGCGTTTCTGGGCGGGGCAGCCGTGATTCTGGGGGGGCTGGCAGTGGGATTGGCGGCAGTGGTCCAGGGCTTCGCCACCATTGCCGAAGAAGCCAAACAGGTCGGGCTGTTTTTCGATGAAATCGAGAAGGCGCATCGTCAAGGCTATCGATTCGACGGCGCTTTAGGGGCTTGGGTACCGCACTCATCGCTGATCGTCCAGGCGCTGGATCTGGCCGCCGGCAAACTGCTGCTCGACAGCCCGAAACTGTACCCGCTGCGCGACCATTTCGGGGTACCGACCTTTGACGACGATTACGAGCGGGCGATCAACATCCGTCGGGAACTGAATCTGCCTAGCCAGATAAAATTCACTCCGCCCACCGGGCAGATCATCGTGCTGCCCTGCACACCACAAACCTGTTACAGCTACGAGTACAAGGCGCTGCCCTTCGCCACGCTGCGCCATGACCCCGGGTTCGACACGGCCCGGCGCCTGGAGAAAAAGAAAGCGGACGGCGCAAGGCTGTTCCTGTTTTCCTTCTATTCGTTTCCGAGTGAGTACATTCTTTATCGCCTGTTCCCGGTCTATACGCCGACAGTGATCGATGTGCTGCTCGATGCCGTCGAGCGCTCGCTGGTGATACCCGTTCTGCCGCCGGTATGGCACGGGAAAGTCGCCTATCGGGTTCAGGGCGCCGGCAAGCAATGTGCATTGGTGCTCAATCCCGGGGTGAGTCTGACACTTGAGTCACCCAGCATTACTACCTCCCCATGGGTGCTGGAGGCGTCGTGGGCCAACGAGAGCGATGTTGTTCTGGGGGGAGCGGCGGGCCTGCAGATCGGTACCGTCAAGGTGGAGTTCAAGGGCCGGGGACTTCATGAAGTCCTGATCCGGATCGCCAACAATCAGCTGTTCCAGCTTGATCGCGGAAAACGGCAGATGAGCCTCGTCGAGCAGGATGTGCCTTCGGGCATGGATCGGCAGACGTTGCAGGAGCATCTCAAGGGACTGGCTCAGGAGCATCGTTTGGTGATGCCGTATACGCCGGTTCATCACTATCTGATTCCGTACGAGGAGCCGAGTGAGCCCCGTTACACCACCGCCTGGTACGACGCGAAGGAGGAACGCCTCCTGTACATCCGCAGCAAGGATGTACTCGCCGCGGATGAAGCGCTGTTAGGAACGGTAGCTGGCGGCTACGGCTATTTCTACGAACCGCAGGGTTTCGTGATTTGGCAAGTCGACGCAGTCACCGGATTGCTCAGTTATCGTTATCGGATACTGCCTAAAGACACGGGAGCCACCATCAAGAGCATTGAGGCGGACGCGCAGGGGGTGATTCATGTCGTACAGGAAATTGCTCGCGAAGGTCAGATCAGCGATGTGTTGGTGTACGTGATCCATGACGGGCAACTGCTGCTGAGTTCGGTCACCCGCGACATGGATCCGGGGCTGGAATCAGTCTTCAGTGCCAGCGACACACTGGCTGACTGGTCGCAGGTGCTTGGCAGCTATTACGTTCTTAGGCCTGTTGTTGACGATGATGACGTTTCCAACGTCGACTGGCAGCCGGCGCCCTTTGTTTCGGTCTGCTGGAAGTTCGAAGCAAATGCACGGGACATGGCCTGGGTTCGCGACAGTGACCATCTGATCATCCGCCCCTCTCCGCGGCGTCACCGCGGGCGCGGCTGGGCCGATTCGATCAAGAACATGACCGACCTGACATTGCTTACACCCGCGGACGGCAGTGATGTGTTTGTCATCTACGACAGGCTCAGGCAGCAGCTGTGCCGTAAGCAACGCACCCTGGTGGAGGGCAAAGGACAGTGGTCCGAAACATGGCGACAGCCGGCGAACCTGCAGAATGTCGAGGCAGTCCAAGGCGGGTACCTGGCGCTGACGTCGGAGGGCCTGTTCTTCAATCTGTCTCCCCAGGGGTACCTGACACTGGGAGGTCTTGGCGAGTCATGGTTAAAGAATCGGATGCACTGGTGGTCCGCATTGGAACCGCTTGCCCGGCAGTACGCGGCTGAGAGCTTTGCTCTGGTCGGCCTGAGCAACTTCAACGATAACGCGAAGTTGTGCGCCTGGTACGTCGGCAATCGATTGTTGCTGGCTGATTTGGGCCATGGCAAAGAAGTGCGCCTGCTCAGCGTTACCCCTGATAGCGAAGCCGCCTGGTTATTCGATGTGTCGAGCGGCGAAGTCTATCGTCAGGCGTTCATCGATCCGCAGCGCCTGGAACCTGCATTTGGCGAAGGCTCGCGATTGCTGCTAGCTGATGCGCTACCCGCCGCCGAGCGTGAATGGGCGCCTTGGCAGTTCGCCGAGGTGACGGTTGAGGGAGCCGGACTGCGCGGTACGACACTTGAAGGCGTGGTACTCAAGCTGCGTTATCAAGAACCGGCATTGCTCACCGGCATCACCCATGAGTGGGTCCTGTCTCAGGAGGGGCGAGCGCACGATAACCTCAAACAATTGGTGGACAGCCAACCTCATGAGGCAGTGCTGTCGGTAGAGGATGTTGGCAGTCTGATATGGTTCGTAGTCGATACCGAACGTGTGATTCGGGTGGCAAAAACCGCGCTTCCAGAGTCCTTCGAGCTATTGGGAACGCAACGGCAAACCAACGTATTGCTTCATGAAAACAAGAATGGACTGCTGCTGACTTATCCGGGCAGGGGGCATGCCGGGCCACTCAGTTATGTCTGGCGTAATGCCGAGGTACTGGTCATTGAAGGCCAGAAGCAGGTTGGCGATGTTCTGCCACTGATGCCCGACGACGTCACGACCCTGATTCTGCGCATGGGGCAAGGTGCGGTCAGTTACCTATTGTCGAAGGCTGCCTGGCTGAGGCTTGAGTCGGTGATCCTCGACTGTCGGCATGCGCTGGGCAATGCACAAACGATTCCCGGCAAGTTGATCTGGGAGCTGGATAGTCCTGAAAAACTGTTGCTGAGCATCGTTCAGGAACACTTGGTGATCATTGACCCGGACAGCGGGCACAGCGTGATTTTTCGTGAAGTGTATGCAGCGGATGTCACCTTGCGCGGCGACGCTTTGCTCGGGTTCGAAGGGCATCGACCTTATGCCGTTTCGACCCTGGTGCAGAGGCTGGTCGCTCGACGGAGCGCGCATGACAGTGCAACGCTGGGTGAACTTCTAACGGTATCGACTGCTGAGCTGGAAGGCAGTCTGGTGGGATAG
- the cobJ gene encoding precorrin-3B C(17)-methyltransferase codes for MAHSAPAIVILGNGSLATARKIQQVYPGALIHGLAERVEGADRVYHEFGATLRELYQQDTPIIALCAAGIVIRTLAPLLLEKGAEPPVLAVAEDGSAVVPLLGGLGGVNVMAREIAAGLDVAAAITTSGELRFGTCLLNPPSGYALGDLELGKRFVSDLLAGEHVRIEGAAPWLAQAQLPQDPQAHLSIHVGSAERTPAANELLIYPRSVLLAVSASVADLPQAIRAALRQARVAVQSLACLLAPATEMANPTLREAALELSVPLRFASPASDASELARAAVPGATIIPIDANLALAIAEQPLDVTQIGRPRGRLAVIGLGPGAAELMVPAVKAELAKATDVLGYETYVRMAGPFRPDQVLHCTDNREEMQRARHAFELAAQGRSVIVVSSGDPGVFAMAAAVLEALHESSEPAWHSVDLEILPGVSASLATAAQAGAPLGHDFCVMSLSDNLKPWSIIEKRLDLAAAADLALAFYNPISRSRPWQLGRALEIVAQHRTPETPVVLGRDIGRPGQTLRVTTLGALTPEQVDMRTMVLIGSSTTCVFPRAEGGDWVYTPRWYGNKPLC; via the coding sequence ATGGCCCATTCCGCTCCGGCGATTGTCATTCTCGGCAATGGCAGCCTCGCGACCGCACGCAAGATTCAGCAGGTGTATCCGGGCGCGCTGATCCATGGATTGGCCGAACGGGTCGAAGGCGCGGACCGTGTTTATCACGAGTTCGGCGCGACCCTGCGCGAACTTTATCAACAGGACACGCCGATCATCGCGCTGTGCGCCGCCGGGATTGTGATCCGCACCCTGGCGCCGTTGCTGCTGGAAAAAGGTGCCGAGCCACCGGTGCTGGCCGTGGCCGAAGACGGCAGCGCCGTGGTGCCACTGCTCGGCGGTCTCGGCGGAGTGAATGTCATGGCCCGTGAAATTGCCGCTGGCCTCGACGTCGCGGCGGCGATCACCACCAGCGGTGAATTGCGTTTCGGCACCTGTCTGCTCAATCCACCCAGCGGCTATGCCTTGGGTGATCTGGAGCTGGGCAAGCGCTTCGTTTCGGACTTGCTGGCCGGCGAACATGTGCGCATCGAAGGCGCTGCACCTTGGTTGGCGCAAGCACAGTTGCCGCAAGATCCTCAGGCGCATTTGTCGATCCATGTCGGCAGCGCCGAACGGACGCCGGCCGCCAATGAATTATTGATCTACCCGCGCAGTGTCTTGCTGGCGGTCAGTGCCAGTGTGGCGGATTTGCCCCAGGCGATACGCGCGGCGTTGCGTCAGGCGCGAGTCGCCGTTCAATCGCTGGCGTGCTTGCTGGCGCCAGCCACGGAGATGGCCAACCCGACGTTGCGCGAAGCGGCGCTTGAACTGAGTGTTCCGTTGCGTTTTGCCTCCCCCGCCAGCGATGCCAGCGAACTGGCTCGCGCGGCTGTTCCCGGTGCGACGATTATCCCGATCGACGCGAACCTGGCGCTGGCAATCGCCGAACAGCCCCTGGACGTTACGCAAATCGGCCGCCCTCGCGGTCGGCTGGCGGTGATCGGCCTGGGCCCGGGTGCTGCCGAATTGATGGTGCCTGCGGTGAAGGCCGAACTGGCCAAAGCCACGGATGTGCTTGGCTATGAAACCTATGTACGCATGGCCGGCCCGTTTCGACCTGATCAAGTGCTGCATTGCACCGACAACCGCGAGGAGATGCAGCGTGCCCGTCACGCTTTCGAACTGGCGGCCCAAGGGCGTTCGGTGATTGTGGTTTCGTCCGGTGACCCCGGCGTGTTCGCCATGGCCGCCGCGGTGCTCGAAGCCTTGCACGAGTCGAGTGAGCCGGCCTGGCACAGCGTCGATCTGGAGATTCTGCCGGGGGTTTCTGCTTCGCTGGCGACCGCCGCGCAGGCCGGTGCACCGCTGGGGCATGACTTCTGCGTGATGTCGCTGTCGGACAACCTCAAGCCGTGGTCGATCATCGAGAAGCGTCTGGACCTGGCCGCCGCAGCCGATCTGGCGCTGGCTTTCTATAACCCGATATCCCGTTCTCGGCCGTGGCAGTTAGGCCGTGCTCTGGAAATCGTCGCACAACATCGCACGCCTGAAACTCCAGTGGTTCTGGGCCGTGACATCGGCCGGCCCGGCCAGACGCTGCGGGTCACCACACTGGGTGCGCTCACGCCGGAGCAGGTGGACATGCGCACCATGGTGCTGATCGGCTCGTCCACCACCTGCGTTTTCCCTCGCGCCGAAGGTGGCGACTGGGTCTACACACCGCGCTGGTATGGCAACAAACCCCTCTGCTGA